TTTCATTTTATTCAATTGCCATTAACGTATCATTCATTAAAATTATTTCGCTTGCCCTTTTTCAGCGCTATGTAGACGCACCATGCAAGTCCACCATAAAATACGGCACATCCGAATATGAACATTGCTATCGCACTTGCGGACATCATTTCACCTTCATCAATGCTATTGAGATTAAAAGGCTTATTACGACAATAAACCCTCCGACGGCAAGAGCTGTTGAAGGGAGATGCTCGTATCCCTTGCCTATCAATTCAATCAGGGAAGCAAGTGCTATGAATAATAAAATGAACGGTGAAACAAATTTTATCAAATAATCCCACCATCTTCCCAATTTTATGTCCGATATCTCATTCACATGCTCTCTCAAATTTTCTGCCCCCATGATATAACCAAATACAATGCATTCCATCAGCCCTACAAAAACCAGCCCGAAGTTTGAAATAAAATGGTCTGTCACATCAATCCAGTAGCTGCCCCCTCCAGTTGCAAACGGGATGCCCATTAAAAAGCCGAGCAGGCATATGATGAGCGTGGCTTTCTCTTTCGAAATTCCCCATTTTTCTTCTATGCCGCCTGTTACCGACTCGATCATCGAGAACGCAGAATCTATTCCAAAAGTAAGAAGTGCTATGAAAAAAATTGCACCAAATAATGAAGCTGCTACAGGAAGATGGGATATTGCCGTGGGATATGTTATAAAAGCCAGTCCCATGCCACTTCCCGCTACATCATTTATACTCACACCAGTTGAATAGGAGAGGTAGCC
The genomic region above belongs to Candidatus Thermoplasmatota archaeon and contains:
- a CDS encoding MetS family NSS transporter small subunit — its product is MMSASAIAMFIFGCAVFYGGLAWCVYIALKKGKRNNFNE